One Artemia franciscana chromosome 7, ASM3288406v1, whole genome shotgun sequence DNA segment encodes these proteins:
- the LOC136028892 gene encoding protein FAM98A-like isoform X1 produces the protein MKLTHHHDVCTGSKNQTKSGSKCKIAVSVQKCSCVYLRFQENFQSDDLEKILKCSLAGEQFTTVINWISLKLAKIGKTEEIVHPVASELEVDSFLIELSSLLRELRCPYSIIIEGSLKENLQKRDARLLLLFFLSSELQASAMILADAPVDKSMQIEIVESETAKNLRLALQGLGLSKPPTNISASQLFGKLESKLREVVSKAPPTIISQPLFTYGLTEKQWFLLQAIYEDMVKEYKMRRETLLKRVDVTIQSFTWSSRVKGKLDEIAKVYGQMRSEMHPEPGVRLAHILAARQDLAILEKTTSASVREKTKTDINRVIIGMVPDRGGRCTEQAPVPEMPSWQKRHAPPASQRGGYQGRGGRGGGGRGGRVQGGWTQNQEKVGGGWGGSQDQGYQSGGGYRNRY, from the exons ATGAAGCTGACACATCACCATGATGTATGTACTGGCAGCAAAAACCAGACAAAATCTGGCAGCAAATGCAAAATTGCTGTTTCTGTGCAAAAGTGCAGCTGTGTGTATCTAAG attccAAGAAAACTTCCAGtcagatgatttggaaaagattttgaaatgtAGCCTTGCTGGGGAACAGTTTACAACAGTTATTAATTGGATCTCATTGAAGCTAGCTAAGATAGGCAAAACAGAAGAAATAGTCCATCCTGTTGCCTCTGAGCTTGAAGTTGACTCTTTCTTAATTGAATTGTCCTCTCTTTTGAGGGAACTTA GATGTCCCTACTCTATTATCATTGAAGGATCTCTTAAGGAGAATCTCCAAAAACGAGATGCAAGACTACTGTTGCTTTTTTTCCTTTCGTCAGAGCTACAGGCCTCTGCTATGATTTTAGCTGATGCTCCCGTTGATAAAAGCATGCAGATTGAAATT GTTGAATCTGAAACCGCAAAGAATTTACGATTGGCATTGCAAGGACTGGGGTTATCAAAACCACCTACAAATATTTCAGCTAGCCAGctctttggaaaattagaatctaag CTACGAGAAGTTGTTTCCAAGGCTCCGCCCACTATAATAAGTCAACCATTATTTACATACGGTTTGACAGAAAAACAGTGGTTCTTACTTCAAGCTATCTACGAAGATATGGTCAAAGAGTACAAGATGAGAAGGGAAACCCTATTGAAGAGAGTTGATGTTACCATTCAGAGTTTTACG TGGTCATCTCGTGTAAAAGGAAAGTTGGACGAAATTGCCAAAGTTTATGGTCAAATGCGGTCAGAAATGCATCCTGAGCCAGGAGTGAGACTTGCGCACATTTTGGCCGCACGTCAAGACCTTGCCATTCTTGAAAAGACAACTAGCGCCTCAGTTCGTGAAAAAACCAAAACTGATATCAATAG GGTAATCATTGGAATGGTACCCGACAGAGGGGGTAGATGTACCGAGCAAGCTCCTGTCCCTGAGATGCCATCCTGGCAGAAGAGACATGCTCCTCCTG catCTCAACGAGGAGGGTATCAAGGACGTGGCGGGAGAGGTGGAGGAGGTCGCGGTGGACGCGTTCAAGGTGGATGGACTCAAAATCAAGAAAAGGTTGGAGGTGGGTGGGGCGGATCTCAGGACCAAGGCTATCAAAGTGGCGGTGGATACAGAAACCGTTATTGA
- the LOC136028892 gene encoding protein FAM98A-like isoform X2, protein MEQDIIDCFQDFKFQENFQSDDLEKILKCSLAGEQFTTVINWISLKLAKIGKTEEIVHPVASELEVDSFLIELSSLLRELRCPYSIIIEGSLKENLQKRDARLLLLFFLSSELQASAMILADAPVDKSMQIEIVESETAKNLRLALQGLGLSKPPTNISASQLFGKLESKLREVVSKAPPTIISQPLFTYGLTEKQWFLLQAIYEDMVKEYKMRRETLLKRVDVTIQSFTWSSRVKGKLDEIAKVYGQMRSEMHPEPGVRLAHILAARQDLAILEKTTSASVREKTKTDINRVIIGMVPDRGGRCTEQAPVPEMPSWQKRHAPPASQRGGYQGRGGRGGGGRGGRVQGGWTQNQEKVGGGWGGSQDQGYQSGGGYRNRY, encoded by the exons ATGGAGCAGGACATTATTGATTGTTTTCAAGACTTCAA attccAAGAAAACTTCCAGtcagatgatttggaaaagattttgaaatgtAGCCTTGCTGGGGAACAGTTTACAACAGTTATTAATTGGATCTCATTGAAGCTAGCTAAGATAGGCAAAACAGAAGAAATAGTCCATCCTGTTGCCTCTGAGCTTGAAGTTGACTCTTTCTTAATTGAATTGTCCTCTCTTTTGAGGGAACTTA GATGTCCCTACTCTATTATCATTGAAGGATCTCTTAAGGAGAATCTCCAAAAACGAGATGCAAGACTACTGTTGCTTTTTTTCCTTTCGTCAGAGCTACAGGCCTCTGCTATGATTTTAGCTGATGCTCCCGTTGATAAAAGCATGCAGATTGAAATT GTTGAATCTGAAACCGCAAAGAATTTACGATTGGCATTGCAAGGACTGGGGTTATCAAAACCACCTACAAATATTTCAGCTAGCCAGctctttggaaaattagaatctaag CTACGAGAAGTTGTTTCCAAGGCTCCGCCCACTATAATAAGTCAACCATTATTTACATACGGTTTGACAGAAAAACAGTGGTTCTTACTTCAAGCTATCTACGAAGATATGGTCAAAGAGTACAAGATGAGAAGGGAAACCCTATTGAAGAGAGTTGATGTTACCATTCAGAGTTTTACG TGGTCATCTCGTGTAAAAGGAAAGTTGGACGAAATTGCCAAAGTTTATGGTCAAATGCGGTCAGAAATGCATCCTGAGCCAGGAGTGAGACTTGCGCACATTTTGGCCGCACGTCAAGACCTTGCCATTCTTGAAAAGACAACTAGCGCCTCAGTTCGTGAAAAAACCAAAACTGATATCAATAG GGTAATCATTGGAATGGTACCCGACAGAGGGGGTAGATGTACCGAGCAAGCTCCTGTCCCTGAGATGCCATCCTGGCAGAAGAGACATGCTCCTCCTG catCTCAACGAGGAGGGTATCAAGGACGTGGCGGGAGAGGTGGAGGAGGTCGCGGTGGACGCGTTCAAGGTGGATGGACTCAAAATCAAGAAAAGGTTGGAGGTGGGTGGGGCGGATCTCAGGACCAAGGCTATCAAAGTGGCGGTGGATACAGAAACCGTTATTGA